One window from the genome of Pantoea cypripedii encodes:
- the envZ gene encoding two-component system sensor histidine kinase EnvZ, which produces MRRLRFSPRSSFARTLLLIVTLLFVSLVTTYLVVLNFAILPSLQQFNKVLAYEVRMLMTDRLQLEDGTQLEVPPAFRREIYRELGISLYTNAAAEESGLRWAQHYEFLSEQMAQQLGGPTDVRVEVNKNSPVVWLKTWLSPDIWVRVPLTEIHQGDFSPLFRYTLAIMLLAIGGAWLFIRIQNRPLVDLEHAALQVGKGIIPPPLREYGASEVRSVTRAFNQMAAGVKQLADDRTLLMAGVSHDLRTPLTRIRLATEMMSEEDGYLAESINKDIEECNAIIEQFIDYLRTGQEMQTERADLNSVLGEVVAAESGYEREIENAVMPEELMLDINPLSIKRAVANLVVNAARYGNGWIKVSSGQELNRAWFQVEDDGPGIKPEQLQHLFQPFVRGDSARSTSGTGLGLAIVQRIIDAHAGSLEIGVSEHGGLRIRAWLPVPETGTALVNSNHNA; this is translated from the coding sequence ATGAGGCGATTGCGCTTCTCACCTCGCAGTTCGTTTGCCCGCACCCTGTTATTGATCGTTACCTTGCTGTTCGTCAGCCTGGTAACGACCTATCTGGTGGTGTTGAATTTCGCCATTCTTCCCAGCCTGCAGCAGTTCAACAAAGTTCTCGCTTACGAAGTCCGTATGCTGATGACCGACCGTCTGCAACTGGAAGATGGCACGCAGCTGGAAGTGCCACCGGCCTTCCGGCGTGAAATCTATCGTGAGCTGGGTATCTCGCTGTATACCAATGCCGCAGCGGAAGAGAGTGGGTTGCGCTGGGCGCAGCACTACGAGTTTCTGAGCGAGCAGATGGCACAGCAGCTTGGCGGGCCAACCGATGTACGGGTAGAAGTGAATAAAAACTCCCCCGTGGTGTGGCTGAAAACCTGGCTGTCGCCGGATATCTGGGTGCGTGTGCCGCTGACCGAAATCCATCAGGGGGACTTCTCTCCACTGTTCCGCTACACGCTGGCGATTATGCTGCTGGCGATAGGCGGTGCATGGCTGTTTATCCGCATTCAGAACCGACCTTTGGTCGATCTTGAACATGCCGCCTTACAGGTGGGGAAAGGCATTATTCCGCCGCCGCTGCGTGAATATGGCGCATCGGAAGTGCGTTCGGTGACGCGCGCCTTTAACCAGATGGCGGCAGGCGTGAAGCAACTGGCGGATGACCGCACCCTGCTGATGGCGGGTGTCAGCCATGATCTGCGCACCCCGCTGACGCGTATTCGCCTCGCCACCGAGATGATGAGCGAGGAAGACGGCTATCTGGCTGAGTCGATAAACAAAGATATCGAAGAGTGCAACGCGATTATCGAACAGTTTATCGACTATCTGCGTACCGGCCAGGAGATGCAGACCGAGCGTGCCGATCTGAATAGCGTGCTGGGTGAAGTCGTGGCTGCCGAGAGTGGTTACGAGCGCGAGATTGAGAATGCAGTGATGCCAGAGGAGTTGATGCTGGACATCAACCCGCTGTCGATTAAGCGCGCGGTGGCGAACCTGGTGGTGAATGCCGCGCGTTATGGCAACGGCTGGATTAAGGTCAGCAGTGGGCAGGAGCTGAATCGCGCCTGGTTCCAGGTGGAAGATGACGGTCCGGGGATTAAACCGGAGCAGTTGCAGCATCTGTTCCAGCCTTTTGTGCGTGGTGATAGCGCGCGTAGTACCAGTGGTACGGGCCTGGGGCTGGCGATTGTGCAGCGTATTATCGATGCA